Genomic DNA from Longimicrobiales bacterium:
CTGTCGGTGGTCAGGGCCCGTCCCTTCCCATGCCAGCCCCTCTCGCTGTACGCGCTCATCACCGACGATCAACAGGAGGCGGCCCGTCGACTCTTGGTAGTAGGGGAAAACCGCATGGGTCGATCCGGTCGTCAGCGGGAAGGACGTCACGAAAGTTGGATTCTCGATTGAGCCCCCGTAAGCACCATTTCCGACATCGACGACCACGACGCCCGTCTCCCATTCGGCCGAGTAGGCGAGTCCATCATGAACCCATATGTCGTGAGCGCGTGAATCGGGATGGTTGTACTCGCTCACGTAGCGTGGGTTCTCCAAGTCGGCCATGTCGAGGATGACATACTTGTCACCGCCCGCGAGCACGAAGAGATAGTCATTCGTCGCGTACATGTTGTGCACGCCACCGGTCACACCATTGCCCTCGAAGGTCGATGCGATAGTGGGATGGGCCGGGTTCGCCAGATCGAGAATCACGATCCCGTTGCGGCGGTTCGAGGCACCTTCCCGTGAGATTACGCCATATCGCCCGTCAGGGGACGCCTTCACGTCGTTCGTGGTCCGGGCGTCAACCTGAATTGAGTCGGTCTTAAAGATGTTCGATGGGTTGGTCACATCCCACACCATCGAGATTCCGTCACCGTACTTCGAGCCCGTCAGGCCGTAGTCTCTTCCGTCCACACCTTCCCAGATCCACAGGTCGGTGGTGAACACACGCGACTCGCGGCCCTGCCCCACGATCTCGAGCTTACGGACAGCCTGTCGAGATATGACCCGATAAGAGTACTCGGCCCGTGCGCCGCCAGTCGACGCGACAGCGGTGAAGACACCGGGCACATCCGCGACAATCCGACCATCCACGATTTGAGCGGGACCGGCCGGCGCCACGATCGAGTCGTCAGGTTGATATAGGTAGCTCCAGGTAATCGGTGCGTCCTCGATCGGCTCGCCGTTGTTTGAAAAAGCCATCGCAGAGAAGGACTGAACGTCACCTGTGCGAACCTGCGCCTCACCGCCAGACAGCTCGAGGTGAGCGACGGAAGATGCGACTGCTGCGTGGGCGATCGTGGCGCGAACTCCTTCAACCGAACCCGTGATCGTGACCGACCCCGCACCGACCGCGCGCACGTTCCCGAACGCATCCACGGTCGCTACCGAAGGGTCCGATGACTCCCACTGGACTGCCGGGTACGGCCGCTGAGAGCCATCGGCGTGGAAGGCAGTCGCCCGATGCGCGATGCGTGCACCCACCAGGAGACGCCCGTTGCCTGCGCTGACCTGAACCCGTTCCACTGCGGGCCAACCAACAACCACGGGCACCTGCAAAGTGACGGGATCGCTACCGTCCTCCGGAACACTCGACACAAAGATCTGATACTCGCCGGCGGCGAGCGCGGTGACGATTCCATTTGAGATCTGAACACCGCCACGGGCGCCACTCACCCTCAGGGGGGCGGGCACTGGTTGACCCATGGCGTCAAAAGCCGTGAT
This window encodes:
- a CDS encoding Ig-like domain-containing protein; protein product: MKRLLALGFAFFVAQPAMAQTVTRLSSEPERLELTAGATASLTITAFDAMGQPVPAPLRVSGARGGVQISNGIVTALAAGEYQIFVSSVPEDGSDPVTLQVPVVVGWPAVERVQVSAGNGRLLVGARIAHRATAFHADGSQRPYPAVQWESSDPSVATVDAFGNVRAVGAGSVTITGSVEGVRATIAHAAVASSVAHLELSGGEAQVRTGDVQSFSAMAFSNNGEPIEDAPITWSYLYQPDDSIVAPAGPAQIVDGRIVADVPGVFTAVASTGGARAEYSYRVISRQAVRKLEIVGQGRESRVFTTDLWIWEGVDGRDYGLTGSKYGDGISMVWDVTNPSNIFKTDSIQVDARTTNDVKASPDGRYGVISREGASNRRNGIVILDLANPAHPTIASTFEGNGVTGGVHNMYATNDYLFVLAGGDKYVILDMADLENPRYVSEYNHPDSRAHDIWVHDGLAYSAEWETGVVVVDVGNGAYGGSIENPTFVTSFPLTTGSTHAVFPYYQESTGRLLLIVGDERVQREGLAWEGTGPDHRQQYDPETGKGGYPRSTSGYVQIVDFSDPMNPVQLARYEASEYGTHNMWVEDDILYQAYYEGGIRMVDISGDLMGNLYTQGRELSVFKAYDPQGYIPNAAAAWGVMPWKGNIFFADINSGMWAVKMQPTERPIS